The Photobacterium sp. TY1-4 DNA window GCTGAATTTTGCCCGATTCCGGCCGGCGGATTACCTGCGTGATGGCGGCGACAAATCAGCCCCCGGCACACTCAAACAACACGTGATTGAGAAGGTTTTTGAACTGACGGGTGAGCGGATGCAGGGGCGGGTAATGATGCTGTGCCAACTGCGATATGCCGGACTCTACTTCAGCCCGCTCAATCTGTATTACCTCTATGATGCGCAAGGTCGCTGGCAATGGATGCTGGCTGAAGTCAGCAATACTCCCTGGAATGAGCGGCACTATTATGTCGTTCCCGCAAAATCCCACTGGCCGGAGCGCACCTGGCAGCATCAGAAAGCCTTTCATGTTTCGCCGTTTAATCCAATGACGCAGCGCTATCAGTGGCGACTGAAAGCGCCGGGGCGCCAGTTATTTGTCCATATCGATATTTGCTCTGAACAGAGTCAGCAAAAAGTGCTGGATGCCACGCTGGCAATGACGCGTCAGCCGTTCACCTCCCGGGTGTTGTGGCGCCTGCTTGCTGCAACGCCAATTCAGACCGTGAAAGTGGTCACTGGCATTTACTGGCAGGCGCTGCGGCTGTGGTTCAAACGGGTTCCTTTTTACAGTCACGCCACGAGAAGCGACACGGAGCACGACCGTCATCAAGACACACGGCGTTCATTATGAAACCAAACGTTGAGGGATAACCATGTTAAAAAGTGAATCACAACCGCTTGTACTGAACCGGTCAGGCCGGGATGCGATAGCCCGAAACGTGATTTTTAAAGGGCTGGCGCAGCTACGTGGGGCAGGGCTGACCCTTGTAGACGAGCTTGGGGAAAGCCATTTTTTCGGAGAATATGACGCCGCCTGTCAGGCAAAGATTATCATCAATCACGCCGGTCTTTACGCGCGGTTACTGTCCGGAGGCAGTATTGCTGCCGGAGAAGCTTACATCGACGGCTGGTGGGATTCGCCGGATTTAACCGCCGCGATCCGGGTGATTGCCCGTAATCTGCCGGTTCTGGAACAACTGGAATCCAAAATCAGCTGGCTGACTGCGCTCCGGAACCACTGGTTGCATTTTACCCGTCGCAACAGCAAGGCTGCGGCCAAACAGAATATTCTCGCGCATTATGATCTCGGCAATGATTTCTACCGTATTTTCCTAGACAGCAATATGCTTTATTCCGCGGCGATTTATGAGAGTGAACACACGTCGCTTGAAGACGCGCAGATCCACAAAATGGAGCGCCTCTGCCGACAGCTGCAACTGTCACCCTCGGATCACTTGCTGGAAATTGGCACGGGCTGGGGCGCATTCGCTATCTATGCGGCAAAACAGTACGGCTGTCGGGTGACCACCACCACGATTTCGGAAGCACAATATGCCTGGG harbors:
- a CDS encoding DUF1365 domain-containing protein gives rise to the protein MNSALFVGSVRHRRFSPVSHSFSYPMFMPWIDLDELYELQQRVKGFGTGLLNFARFRPADYLRDGGDKSAPGTLKQHVIEKVFELTGERMQGRVMMLCQLRYAGLYFSPLNLYYLYDAQGRWQWMLAEVSNTPWNERHYYVVPAKSHWPERTWQHQKAFHVSPFNPMTQRYQWRLKAPGRQLFVHIDICSEQSQQKVLDATLAMTRQPFTSRVLWRLLAATPIQTVKVVTGIYWQALRLWFKRVPFYSHATRSDTEHDRHQDTRRSL
- a CDS encoding SAM-dependent methyltransferase, translated to MLKSESQPLVLNRSGRDAIARNVIFKGLAQLRGAGLTLVDELGESHFFGEYDAACQAKIIINHAGLYARLLSGGSIAAGEAYIDGWWDSPDLTAAIRVIARNLPVLEQLESKISWLTALRNHWLHFTRRNSKAAAKQNILAHYDLGNDFYRIFLDSNMLYSAAIYESEHTSLEDAQIHKMERLCRQLQLSPSDHLLEIGTGWGAFAIYAAKQYGCRVTTTTISEAQYAWAKQRIENEGLTGQITLLCSDYRDLSGQFDKIVSVEMVEAVGKEYLATYIQQCQSLLKPDGLLALQAITMVDQRFEQYSRGVDFIQKHIFPGGFLPSVTVLAQQMTAHSDFVIRDLKDIGMDYARTLADWHQNFDRNLDVVSGQGFDETFIRMWRFYFCYCEGGFLERSISTIQLLVSRPVWRE